The genome window GTTCATTTATCCACTTAGTATGACAGATTGGTACTATTCGAATCTTGATTTAGCTATGCTTGGTATGGTGTCAGAACTAGAATCTGCAGACATATTAAAATGTGTGTACAAAGCATATCTTCTAATGTAATGCAGTACTACAATAGCAAAATATTCATATTAGACATCGAActtaaataaaattaaattaaaaaatggtTTCCATGTTACTGTTGAAAACTTAAAATAGGAATCCACAGGTATCATATTATAGAATGCACTTCTTTGTTTCACCATTTATTCATCTGTTTAGGAGAGCTCCAGCGTCAATATAGGGTAGAATTGATTCATGAAAATTCCTCATTATTCTCTGCTTCTTTTTTTGAAGAATCAACAGGGGGCTAAGTAAGCCCACCCGAacattttcattattattctcTGCTTTTTAGCTAATGAAATGGATGTTACTGCTCAGGGTGTTAAAACATCAAAGTATTTAAACATTTGGGTGCTTAATTCTCTTCAGTGCTCATTCCAGGCCTTTTCAATCATTACTAGAAAAGGTTTTTTTCTAACTCTCCAGTCCATTCTGTTTTCTTATGCACAGACTGCTTTTTCACGATCAAGGCATGGAATGCACAAAATGCTGGAGCTGCAGCGATTCTTGttgtggatgacaaggaggaacCTTTAATCACAATGGACAACCCAGAAGAAGGCAAAGAGCACCTAGAAAACATCACTATTCCCTCAGTGCTTATTACAAAGAAACTAGGCGATGACCTTAAGAAATCTGCGGAAAAAGGTGATATGCTTAGCGTTCTTCTCGACTGGAGGGAATCTCTTCCCCACCCTGATGAGCGTGTAGAATATGAATTCTGGACAAACAGTAACGATGAATGTGGTCCTAAGTGTGGCATGCAAATGGATTTCGTGAAGAGCTTTAGAGGAACTGCACAAATTCTTGAGAAGAAGGGTTACACCCGGTTTACTCCTCATTATATTACGTGGTATTGTCCAGATGCTTTTGTCTCAAGCAAGCAATGCAAATCACAGTGCATCAATCATGGGAGATATTGTGCGCCAGACCCAGAGCAGGATTTTAGTGTAGGATATGATGGAAAAGATGTCGTGATTCaaaatctatatcaaatttGTGTATTCAAGGTTGCTAATGAGACTCACAAGCCATGGCTGTGGTGGGATTATGTGCATGACTTTGCAATTAGGTGCCCAATGAAGGAGAAGAAATACACACACGAATGTGCCATTAATGTTATTAAGTCACTTGGTAGGTCCATGTGGCACTGATTTCATGTATCTCACTTATTAATGAGCTAATTCTCTCATATTTACTGTTCTTTAGTAACATATAACTAGTTGACTAAGTTACTGCCAAGTTAATATTTACTGTGACTCTTCCTATTTACAGGATTGGACATTGAAAAGATACACAAGTGCGTTGGAGATTCTGAAGCTGATAAGGAAAACCCAATTCTAAAGGCAGAACAAGATGCCCAAGTACGATTGTATTGATGAATAATGACACTTCTGTTCCTCTGTgatgatatttttattaatttatggTACTTAGCTCTACGCTTTTATTATATAGATTGGTAATGGTAAAAGAGGAGATGTCACAATACTACCAACCCTTGTCATCAACAACAGGCAATACAGAGGTCTGTCTATAGTTTTGTAGCActacttttttttgttatttgtttTATAGCCTAGTTTTTTCTTCAGGTAAGCTGGACAAAGTTGCTGTCCTGAAAGCAATCTGTTCAGGTTTTGAGGAGACAAGTGAACCTGCTATTTGCTTGAGTGAAGGTCtgtatgtttttccttttaaCTGGCGAAGTGTCTTCCTAGATCTTATCCAGTGCCGCATTTAATCTTTTATTTCCTTCTATTGTATAGACATCCAGACAAATGAATGTTTGGAGAACAACGGGGGTTGCTGGCTGGACAAGGCTAACAATGTTACTGCATGCAGGGTACAATTTCAATGCCATGGATGCCGATGACATTTTCACCTTGTCTTTTgttcctcttttttttcatcTGGTTAGATAGTTCTAATTTACTTAATATGAGAATGCAGGATACCTTCCGTGGGCGTGTTTGTGAATGTCCTATTGTGAAAGGTGTAAAGTTTGTGGGTGATGGATATACCAATTGTGAAGGTACTCCGTGAATTTACTTCTGGAATTTATATTGGCAAAAGCTATTTCTATTTTGGCAATTATCTGATTATTTATAATTATGACTACCTTtattctcttttacttgtcaTCTTGGACAATGCACCAATTTTTCCCCATCTCTATGTCAGCAAAGACTATTGAATTGTAATGATATGAAGATGTTTTTGATGACAAATCgacaatatattttttctcgTGACAAATTGAAatgcatttatatatattattggtTAAAGTTTTACAATGTTGACTATACGCTTTTGAGGACAAGAGAACAGAGGTAATAGTAAGTTGTATGGTTCCATTATTATGTAGTGCCATACTTTTGCACAATATCTTCTTATTATCGAATTGTTGTTAATTGGTAACTAAAACTTTGATTGACACTTGTCATTGTCAGCTTCTGGCATTGGTAGATGTGAGATCAGTAATGGAGGGTGCTGGAAAGAAACTAAAAACGGGAAGACAATCTCTGCCTGCTcggtaattagatgttctcttGAGACATTATTTTTTTGCTTTCCAGTTTATTTACAGTGTGACAACTAAACGTGGAATTCTGCAGAACGAAGAATCTGAAGGTTGCAAATGTCCAGCAGGTTTCAAGGGCGATGGAGTAAAAAGTTGTGAAGGTATCATTTAGAAACTTAAATTTTACAGCCTTGAATGCAATATTATTCAAAGGGTAAATTGATTCTGTATATTGGTTTAGCACTTCACATACTGTATAGAGAAAATTAGCGCTCACATATTTATCCTAGACGGCTGCTTGAGCAGATAATCTTTGGAGTACTTACTGTAAAACTTCACTTACTGAGCATGGTTTTATTGATTCCAATTTTGACTAACTTGGCATTCTTTTGTGAACTATCTTTAATCTACCTATTTGCAGATATTGATGAATGCAAAGAGAAACTTTTCTGTCAGTGCAAGGGTTGCAGCTGTCAGAATACATGGGGAAGCTATGAATGCAGTTGCGGTGGTGACAATATGTTATACATGAGAGAGCATGACACTTGTATCAGTGAGTAGCCTAACCTGCACTTTTTCATAGCCATCTAGCTCCTTCTCTTCATATTTTCCTTGCAAGCACCAGTGGTTGTGATGAGCAGTAGCATGCCAGCATAATACTTTCTTTTGTTTGAGATGGTTGATCTTATGCTTCCGATTAAATGATGCAAGTAACTAGCGGCCATCTGTTAGTTTCTGAAACAACGCAGGTGTGCACTAGTTGCTTAATAAACATTGATTATCTGAAAAAGAATTTTCCTTGATGTTGCACAAGCTTATGTTGTAGCCTTATCAATGTGCTCCACCCCACCAAGCTTAGTCAGATCACTGGAACTATGTATTCCTGGGAATACCTCATTTTGTTTACAGAAGTTCCACTGCAGTTCTAAGTCGCTACCTGTGAAGCGGCAAGCGTAGCAGCTTTTATCAATGTgatacggattcttggctcTTTACATTTTTTAATTAGATCCTTTATCTTTTGAGATTACTTTGTGTCAAATGGCATGTAATCATCACAGTTTTATTGATAAAATTTGTGGACCTACGTAAATAGATATTGTTCTGTCCTGGTCATTATCTGCTCTTAGTTCCCTTTTTTCTAGTATCACTATTGCATTGGACTTCACTTTCTGTACGATCTGAACTCAAACGACCTCAGTACATGATGCACGCGTATATAAAATAATGTATGGACATTTTAATACTCTAAGATGGTATGCACAAGTAAAAAGTGGGCTgctatttattaaaataatgtATGGACATTTTAATACTCTAAGATGGTATGCACAAGTAAAAAGTGGGCTGCTATTTATTTCACTTTTTTTATATTGTACTAGTCTCATGCTATTTTCTAAATGCTGTGCAGGCAAAGAGGCTACTACCGCAGCTGTTGGCTGGAGCTTCCTGTGGGTTATTTTCTTCGGACTTGTTTTTGCTGGGGTTGGAGCATATGCAGTGTACAAATACAGGCTAAGGGTAAAATAACTGTCCATCTCTATGTTCCCTCTCTACCCTCTTACCTTTATTTGCAAGCGGTCACATGTAGGACTTGATTTGTTACTGCCTGACTCAAATCTGCATTATCATTTGCCATCAGAGTTACATGGATTCGGAGATACGCGCCATCATGGCCCAGTACATGCCTTTGGATAGCCAAGAAGGATCAAGCCAGCATCATGTCGCGCATGCTGATGATATATGAAACGGCACTGCTTTTTCCGGAGCAACATAGGAGCGCGCAACGTTTAACCTGTACTGCAGCAGCATCAGTGGCCATCAGCTTTGCAGAGGTCAACTAGGCGCAAAGATACTCCTGATGAACGACATAAGGGATATCATCATAGTTTAGCCCCTTTAGTTTTTCCTTCAAACTCGTGGCTTGTTCCATACATGTCAACATTGTGTAAATACTGTTGTTCAGGCTATAGATTGTCTCTTGCCTTTACTCAATAAAGCTTGCGCCTGCAAGTGGTATACCAATGCTTGTGGTATTGATTTACATATCTGTACCTTTGATTACTTTCTATTACATTTTGCTATTGCTGTTCATTGCATTGCATGGTTATTGTTTAGGAAAAGCTGCAAACTTAGGCAACTGCGAGATTTTCCTTGCTCTACCCAAGAGAAGACATGAAAAGGAGCATGTTGTTCACTGCATTGCATGCTAGGATCTCAGCATACAAGTGCTCCGAAAGGGGAGAGAACCAACAAAAGAAGGGCGCGCGTGTGCAGCCTTTCCATGGCAAAGCACCTGCAGCATGATAGCGTGTGCGCGTTGTGATATTCCTTTCTTTCGAGGGAGGGAGCAGGTAGCTGCTCGATAATGGATGTCAATCAAGTACTGTGGCTATAAATAGTGTTTACTTGTGTTTGTACTTATTAGTTTTTTACTCACATGTGGTATACTCACGTTCAGCAGGTGAAGAGTTAGTTCTAAACTCGTTACCCGTGGATATAAATAGTGTTTACTTATATTTTTACCTGTTAGTTTTTTACTCACCTACGAGTACTCACGAACTTTCGCAGGTGAAGAGTCAGCCCTAAACTCGTTACCCGTGGGTATACCTGTGGAGCAGCACAGTGACAGGATGacatggtggcggcggcgagacATGGTGGTGGAGTGGGTCAGGGCGGGGTGGGGCGATGCTGCAGAGTGGTGCAGGGATGCACGGGGTGGCAGTGGTGAGACGAGGCGGGATGGGGCGGTGCGACGGGCGGCGGCGGTATGATAAGGTGGGTTGGAGTGGGATATTTATATGATATAGAATGTTAGGGTTTGGAGGTGAGTTATTTATATGACAGATATACAAGTTTTATAGGTATGGATATGGCTTATCTATATCGTACCTAATTACCTGTCGTGTAGTATTTTTAACCTACAAACATACATGTGGATACTATTTACTATCTATATCCAGTCATATTCAGATATTTACTCAGGGATAAACGAGTAATCAAGATAAATTACCATTTCTATGCTCATCGATTCCTTCTGCTCTTTTGATACTGCTGCATCTTGCTTTGAGATGCTCGCATCTGCCATGATTCGTCAGGGTACAGCTCCCAGATCAATTCTTTCGATCTGTTCGTTTTGGCCATTTCCTACTGCTAAACCAGTAGGCTTCTTTTCAGTCTTGGTATGGCTCAAGGACCCTGAGTCCCGATACAGCCTGGTCAGATGTAGACGTATCTGATGCACAGGCAGCAGCGGCTCCCGACCTGATCATGGTTCACGGCGATATTTGTGCTGCACTCGACTAGTGCAGCTATGGCAAAGCGCCCAAATTAGTCTCTGCGTTGGTTTGTCACTTGTCACGATGTACCAACTGACCGCTCGCTCTGTTGGTGAGGTTTTTGAGCGTGCCCGTGATCATGCGAACGTGGCAATGCATCCAAGGGGCATGATCGCACAAACCTCTGAACTAGACTATCATGGAGAAAGCCTAGACTAAACTGCTTACTCCCGCTGCCATCATGTTCGTCTGCATGAACAATCATGGATAATGAACGGCTTGGAGATCTAAGCAGAGATTTTGGCTCTTGACAGAGAGAGCCATCATTCTAATGTCATCGGATGGTCGGACGTGCTTATGACAAGTGCAATAGGAAGCTTCAAGTGCAACTCCGGTCCAGTTAAGGTAAGCTCCATTTGGAGCCAAGAATCGCACCGTTATCCTTCA of Phragmites australis chromosome 3, lpPhrAust1.1, whole genome shotgun sequence contains these proteins:
- the LOC133912457 gene encoding vacuolar-sorting receptor 1-like, which produces MRVPAWWALLVLVVLAMTDAASGRFVVEKNSIQVTSPEELKGKYECAIGNFGVPQYGGTLHGWVEYPRSNRKACKSFDQSDISFKPKQAGGRPNFVLVDRGDCFFTIKAWNAQNAGAAAILVVDDKEEPLITMDNPEEGKEHLENITIPSVLITKKLGDDLKKSAEKGDMLSVLLDWRESLPHPDERVEYEFWTNSNDECGPKCGMQMDFVKSFRGTAQILEKKGYTRFTPHYITWYCPDAFVSSKQCKSQCINHGRYCAPDPEQDFSVGYDGKDVVIQNLYQICVFKVANETHKPWLWWDYVHDFAIRCPMKEKKYTHECAINVIKSLGLDIEKIHKCVGDSEADKENPILKAEQDAQIGNGKRGDVTILPTLVINNRQYRGKLDKVAVLKAICSGFEETSEPAICLSEDIQTNECLENNGGCWLDKANNVTACRDTFRGRVCECPIVKGVKFVGDGYTNCEASGIGRCEISNGGCWKETKNGKTISACSNEESEGCKCPAGFKGDGVKSCEDIDECKEKLFCQCKGCSCQNTWGSYECSCGGDNMLYMREHDTCISKEATTAAVGWSFLWVIFFGLVFAGVGAYAVYKYRLRSYMDSEIRAIMAQYMPLDSQEGSSQHHVAHADDI